TCTGTTCTTCGCTCAAAGGTGGGCGGCGGCCTTGATAATTGGCGCGCGGATCCAGGAAGAAGCTAGCTAGGAAGAAAGTGATGTTGGTGGCCAAGAACACGATGAGGCCCCAGCTCAGGATCTTCCTGATCAGGTATCGAAACATTCTTACTCGCAGTCGGTTCGGTGCGTCCCGCGTCACACGGGCGGTAGCTTGGTGATGCAGTCTACGGGATGCAAAAATCCGCCGAAGCACGTGGCCCCGACGGATTCTTGCGGCGGCATCAGCGGACTAAGCGGTGAGCTTCAGGCTGCTTACTTCGCCCAGCCGACGTTCTCGACCGGTACCACGCCGAAGGACATGGCGCCGAAGTTCGCCAGACCCGGCTTGGTGGCAACCATCTCCGGGCCGTTCGCGTACGGCATGAGGCCGAACTCGCGGAAGGCTTCTTTCTCCAGCTCGTTGGCGCGGGCGATCTGCTTGTCCGCGTCCTCGATCTTCTGCAGCTCCTCGATCTTCTTGTCCATCTCGGCGGAGCCGGTGCCGGACTTGTTCAGCTCGGAGTCGGAGGAGAAGATCTGGCCGAAGTACGCAACACCGAACGGGTCGGAGGATGCGAAGCCGGACATGAACAGGTCGAAGTCGCGCTCGGAGGTGACCTTGGAGAAGTCGGAGCTCGGGCGCTCCTCAATCTGCACGTCGATGCCGACCTGCTTCAGCATTGCCTGGATAGCGGACGCGGAAGCCTGAACCATCGGGTTGTCGCCCAGCAGCACGTAGCGCACGGACAGCGGGTTGGAGGCATCGTAGCCTGCCTCCTCGAGCAGCTTCTTGGCCTTCTCCGGGTCGTACTGGACCACGGAGCCGAAGTTGTCCTCGTAGCCCGGCTGGGTCTGGAACAGGGTGAGGGAACCCGGGAGCTCCTCGGTGTAATCCAGGCCGTTGAAGCGGATGGCTGCGAGCTGGGAGCGGTCGATGGCGGTCATGATCGCCTCGCGCACCTTCGGGTCATCCAGGCCCGGAGCCTGAGAGTTGATGGTCATCAGGTAGGTAGCAGGGCGCAGTGCAACGCGGATGTCTGCGGCATCACCCATCTGCTTCGCGGTCTCGAGGCGGTCGCGGGTGCCAACGCCGGTAGCGTCGATCTCGCCTGCGCGGAAGGCGTTGATGGAAGCCTGGTCCTCCATTGCGCGGTAGGTGAAGCGCTCGAGCTTGGCCGGCTCGCCCCACCACTGCTCGTTGCGGACGAAGGAGACCTCGCCGGTCTCGAAGTTCACGTTCTCAACCTTGAACGGGCCAGCGCCCCACTCCGGGTGCAGCTGCTTCAGGTAGGCGTTCATGAACTTGTCAGCGGTGTCAACCTGCGGCGGCACCAGGCCGTCGAAGAGACCCTGCCACCGCTGCTTCAGGTAGGCGTTCATGAACTTGTCAGCGGTGTCAACCTGCGGCGGCACCAGGCCGTCGAAGAGACCCTGCCACCACGGGTACGCCTGCTTGAAAGTGACCACTGCCTGCTTGTCGTCGTCACCGCGGACCACGGACTCGATCAGCTCGTAGCCGTCGGTGGAGTTGACCTGCACGTCCGGGTTGGAGCCGTTGTTGAAGCGCCAGGTGTTCTCGTAGGCGGTCCAGTCGATCGGGGTGCCGTCGTTGTAGGTGGCGTCCGGGTGGATGGTGTAGGTGATCACGGTCTTGCCGTCCACAACATCCTCAGTCACGTCGGTGAGGTATGCCGGGTTCGGGTGGTAGGTGCCGTCACCATCCATGAGCGTCATGACCGGGTTGTACTTGGTCCACACGTTGCGGGTGTACAGGTTCATGTTCGCGTGGAAGAGGTTCTGCTGCTCAGCCAGCTCGGTGAGGGCCAGGGTCAGCTCGCCGCCGTCCTTGATCTGGTCGCGCTCGAGCGGGTTGTAGTCGCCGGCCGGCTTGACCTCGATGCCATTGGCGCCTGCGCCTGCGGTCTCGGTTGCGGCTGCGACGGTCTCGGTTGCCGTGTTGGTGGAGGTTGCAGTCTCGGTAGCGGTCTGGGTGTCAGCCTCGTTGCCGGAGCAGGAGGCCAGAACCAGGGAGACGGTGGAGAGACCAGCGATCGCGGCGACGCGGAAACGGTTCTTCATTTCGGCCGAGAATCCTTTCAGGTAAACCAACCGTTTGCGGTGGGCAGCGGTTGGAAAACGGTATTCGTGACGTGGCACCGACCATTCGGCGCCCCAGCTGACTGTGAAAGCGAACAGCACGTGAACAGAACGCAGACAGCGGGTTGCTGAGAAATCTAACCCAATGCGGGCCAGATCACAGCATTTTCAACAAGATTCTCCAGTCACAATTCGGCAAACTACCCCCGTCGCAAAGCAAAAAAAGCCCCTTAGCGGGGCTTTCATGCTTATCGACGATGGCTCTTAACCAACAGGCGAAAGTTCCACCTCGTCTGCCCATGTGAGCTCGATGCCCAGGGCGCGCAGCCACTCCATCGCGTCATCGCGGTGGCGGGTGATGCCTTCGACGGCGTTGAGTGTGACATCGATCGCCTTCTCCGCCTCTTCGGCGGTGATGAGGCCTGCGGAGGTGGCCGCCGCAAGCTCATCGATGTCCAGTACGTCGATCGGGTTGCCGGTGAGGGAGACCAGGTCCACGTACAGGTCGCGCGTGCGCCAGACGTCGCCGTCCGTATCAATGTCCGCGACGTCGAAGTAGAAATCCTGGTGGCGCTCCGCACCCTCGCGGAAGTGGAAGATGTTCGCGCGCAGGCCGAGCTCCGGCAGCAGCCAGCTCTCCAGGTAGCCGAAGTCCGGGTGGTCCGCGCCGCGGGCCATATAAAGGCCGAAGTCTGTCACACGGAACGTATCCACCTCGCGGAGGTAGCCCTTCGGGTCAATGTTGGTATTCCGCGACGTATCAAACGTCTCCTGCTTCACGGGGTGAAGATCAGTGCTCATCGTTTACCTCACGGAAAAAGTAGCGGCGGTTGGGGCGAAGGCGCAGACGTTGTCGGCGGTGCGAACGTGGCCGTCAATGACTGCGAGTACCCGTCCCGGACCCGTGTTAGCGGTGCCGGACAGGGTTGCTGGTCCTAACGGGTTTATCTGATTGTTACCAAGTTGTGTTACGCCCGTGCGCAAGTTGTCGATGTTGATCCAGTACGCACGCAGTTCACCTTGCTCCGGCGCGGCGGCCGGGGTGCCCAGGGCGGTGAACACGAATGTCGCCTCGCCGGGGCCCGCGCCCGGCGCTGGCGTGGTTGCGGGGCCGGGGACGACGAGCGCGGAGGCGGTGGAGTGCAAACCTTCACCGATGCAGTTGCTGGATACCGTGGGCCAGTAGAACTGGGTGAACGGGGGAGCGTCCTCCGGCAGCGGCGGCCCGCCCAGCTCGCCGGTGCCGGCGTAGAAGTTCACTGCGGTGCGCAGGGCGTTCGCCACCTGGGGCGGGACGAACGGCTGGTCGGCGAACGCGTTCACGCGCTGGACGGTGTGGTCGGTCGGGCGGCCAAGCTCGTCGAGGTACACCGACGACTGGGCCGCGGCCGGGGTAGCAGCTGCGGCACCGACCGCGATGGCGGCGGCGGCGACAGCGCACGTCGCGGCGCGCGTCAAGGGACGGAAGAAGCGCACGGCTCTCCTTCGGGCACGGGAACTGGGATCACTGGAATGTACTTCAGCAACTCCAGTAACAGTAGTCACTTCCAAGGCAGCGTCAAGCGTTGTCGGAGAAGATTGTGCGGTTGCTAGCAGATGTGCCCGTGGTTTCGGGCTTGTGCCTTCGAGCAGATCCGATAAGGACGACCGATTTTTCGACGAAGGCTACGCGGAAATCCAGGCGGCGCTGGAGGCGTAGGGCGGTGGTCGGGTGTGCGTCGTCAAGCAAAAAGCCCTAATGTGAAACCGTTCAAACCCCGCAATGTTAAAGGACGCAGCACGTGTCGCACCCTGAATTTCGTAATGTAGCCATTGTCGCCCACGTTGACCACGGCAAGACCACCCTGGTGAACGCAATGCTGGAGCAGTCCGGCGTGTTCGGCGACCACGGCGAACACGGCGACCGCGTGATGGACTCCGGCGAGCTCGAATCTGAGCGCGGCATCACCATCCTGGCCAAGAACACGTCCATCCGCCGCGTAGGCCAGGGCAAGGACGGGTCTGACCTGGTGATCAACGTGATTGACACCCCGGGCCACGCCGATTTCGGCGGTGAGGTGGAGCGTGGCCTGTCCATGGTGGACGGCGTTGTTCTGCTTATCGACGCTTCCGAGGGCCCCCTCCCGCAGACCCGCTTCGTGCTGGGCAAGGCACTGGCCGCGAAGAAGCCGGTGATCATCTGCGTGAACAAGACCGACCGCCCGGACGCGCGTATTGATGAGGTCGTTGAAGAAGCGCAGGACCTGCTGCTGGAGCTCGGCGCGGGCCTGGAGGATCCGGAGGCGGCCGAGGCTGCGGAGAACCTGCTCGAGTTGCCGGTGCTGTACACCTCCGGCCGCGCTGGCCGCGCCTCGCTGAACAACCCGGGCAACGGCGAGCTGCCCGACAACGAGGACTTGCAGCCGCTTTTCGACGTTATCTATGACGTGCTTCCGGAGCCGTCCGCCGACGTGGATGCGCCGTTCCAGGCTCAGGTGACTAACCTGGACTCTTCCTCCTTCCTTGGGCGTATCGCGCTGATCCGCGTGTACAAGGGCACCGTGAAGAAGGGCCAGACCGTGGCTTGGGTGCACTACGACGCCGAGGGCAACCAGCACGTGAAGAACGTGAAGATCGCCGAGCTGCTGGTCACCGAGGGGCTGGACCGCGTGCCGGCAACCGACGCAGTGGTTGCGGGCGACATCGCTGCGATCTCCGGTGTGGACGAGATCATGATCGGTGACACCCTGTGCGACCCGGAGCACGTCGAGCCGCTGCCGCGCATCAAGGTGGACGACCCGGCGATCTCCATGACCATTGGCGTGAACACTTCCCCGATGGCCGGCCGCAACGGCGGCGACAAGCTCACCGCCCGTATGGTGAAGGCGCGCTTGGACCAGGAGCTTATCGGTAACGTCTCCATCAAGGTGCTGCCGACCGACCGCCCGGACGCGTGGGAGGTCCAGGGCCGCGGCGAGATGGCGCTGACCGTGTTGATTGAAACCATGCGTCGTGAAGGCTTCGAGCTCACCGTGGGCAAGCCGCAGGTAGTGACCAAGGAGGTCGACGGCAAGGTGTACGAGCCGTACGACCACATGGTGATCGACGTGCCGTCCGAGCACCAGGGCGCCGTGACCCAGCTGCTGGCGAACCGCAAGGGCCAGATGACCGGCATGTCCAACGCAGGCTCCGGCGACTGGGTGCGCATGGAGTTCGACGTGCCGTCCCGCGGCCTGATCGGCTTCCGCACGACCTTCCTCACCGAGACGCGCGGCGCTGGCATCGCTAACTCCTACTCCATCGAGCACCGCCCGTGGGCCGGTGAGATCAAGGGCCGCCCAACCGGCTCCCTGGTCGCGGACCGCTCCGGCCAGGTCACCGCGTACGCGCTGCAGCAGCTGGCGGACCGCGGCGACTTCTTCGTTGAGCCGGGCGCGGAGACCTACGAGGGCATGGTCGTCGGCGCGAACTCCCGTGATGAGGACATGGACGTCAACATCACCAAGGAGAAGAAGCTGACCAACATGCGTTCCGCCACCGCGGACG
Above is a genomic segment from Corynebacterium sp. CNCTC7651 containing:
- a CDS encoding ABC transporter family substrate-binding protein, translating into MKNRFRVAAIAGLSTVSLVLASCSGNEADTQTATETATSTNTATETVAAATETAGAGANGIEVKPAGDYNPLERDQIKDGGELTLALTELAEQQNLFHANMNLYTRNVWTKYNPVMTLMDGDGTYHPNPAYLTDVTEDVVDGKTVITYTIHPDATYNDGTPIDWTAYENTWRFNNGSNPDVQVNSTDGYELIESVVRGDDDKQAVVTFKQAYPWWQGLFDGLVPPQVDTADKFMNAYLKQRWQGLFDGLVPPQVDTADKFMNAYLKQLHPEWGAGPFKVENVNFETGEVSFVRNEQWWGEPAKLERFTYRAMEDQASINAFRAGEIDATGVGTRDRLETAKQMGDAADIRVALRPATYLMTINSQAPGLDDPKVREAIMTAIDRSQLAAIRFNGLDYTEELPGSLTLFQTQPGYEDNFGSVVQYDPEKAKKLLEEAGYDASNPLSVRYVLLGDNPMVQASASAIQAMLKQVGIDVQIEERPSSDFSKVTSERDFDLFMSGFASSDPFGVAYFGQIFSSDSELNKSGTGSAEMDKKIEELQKIEDADKQIARANELEKEAFREFGLMPYANGPEMVATKPGLANFGAMSFGVVPVENVGWAK
- a CDS encoding DUF402 domain-containing protein — protein: MSTDLHPVKQETFDTSRNTNIDPKGYLREVDTFRVTDFGLYMARGADHPDFGYLESWLLPELGLRANIFHFREGAERHQDFYFDVADIDTDGDVWRTRDLYVDLVSLTGNPIDVLDIDELAAATSAGLITAEEAEKAIDVTLNAVEGITRHRDDAMEWLRALGIELTWADEVELSPVG
- the typA gene encoding translational GTPase TypA, whose translation is MSHPEFRNVAIVAHVDHGKTTLVNAMLEQSGVFGDHGEHGDRVMDSGELESERGITILAKNTSIRRVGQGKDGSDLVINVIDTPGHADFGGEVERGLSMVDGVVLLIDASEGPLPQTRFVLGKALAAKKPVIICVNKTDRPDARIDEVVEEAQDLLLELGAGLEDPEAAEAAENLLELPVLYTSGRAGRASLNNPGNGELPDNEDLQPLFDVIYDVLPEPSADVDAPFQAQVTNLDSSSFLGRIALIRVYKGTVKKGQTVAWVHYDAEGNQHVKNVKIAELLVTEGLDRVPATDAVVAGDIAAISGVDEIMIGDTLCDPEHVEPLPRIKVDDPAISMTIGVNTSPMAGRNGGDKLTARMVKARLDQELIGNVSIKVLPTDRPDAWEVQGRGEMALTVLIETMRREGFELTVGKPQVVTKEVDGKVYEPYDHMVIDVPSEHQGAVTQLLANRKGQMTGMSNAGSGDWVRMEFDVPSRGLIGFRTTFLTETRGAGIANSYSIEHRPWAGEIKGRPTGSLVADRSGQVTAYALQQLADRGDFFVEPGAETYEGMVVGANSRDEDMDVNITKEKKLTNMRSATADATVTLQKARTLSLDEAIEFCDDDECVEVAPEAMRVRKIILNATERGRARSRAKQLNK